The sequence GATCTTAATCTGTAACTCGCGCATCCTCCTCTTCACATGGGGAGTAAATCCAGGACTGTTGGGGGGAAAAACAAGGAAGGAATCATAGCATTTATCTTGTGACCTTGTTTTAATGCAAAATACTGTATGTACTTCCTGACAGTTCAGCAATAttgaattattatgattacttgctaggctacaaccttatttggaaaagcaggatgatataagccaaagggctcgaacagggaaaatagccccgtgaggaatggaaacttaatgaaaaataaaatatttcaagaacagtaacattaaaataaacatctatatgaactataaaaactttaacaatacaagaggaggagaaataagatagaatagtatggccgaATGTTCGTAAATTTGTACCCAATAAGATAATTCTATTATAAAAGATGACACTACCCAAGCTGTACAActcataaaataatttaatatcccTGACAAATGACAGAATACTTCATTGTGAAGCAAgagtaaaattctaaaaaaaaattaagacaaaaaaaGGTCGAAGGGATGATTTTACCTCTATCAAATCAAAATTTGAATTAAACCTAAATATACAAGATTCaacattgaagaaaatttatactcACACTTTAACCCAAATGGGGATATTCCTCTCCAACACCAATTCTGAATGACATTCTCATTTACTGAaagaaaacaaattgaaaaaataaaagttatttaaaCGTACAATTTCCAGTCTTACATTCAAGACTTCGTCTTTaggttctgataaaaaaaaatgcttcacgAAATATCACAGGATAATCAAGATTGATATGTTCAAGATAAATTAAATGTGCAAATTGTACTTCATACACCTCTTACTTTAATAAATGCTTAGCCTTGCTTCCATTACATTTGTAAAGCATAACCAGAATACTTTCATAGGTATTTCCTTGTCAATATTCAAACCTTCATGTGATTAACTACCTTTGAAAGTCTATTGCAAGAGGCTGCGTCATATTATGAGGCACGAAAAGCAAACAATTTATACTTgggtataaaaatatacaaaaatatctattAGACGGAGGAAGTAATACTGAAACGGCTCATGCTGAACACTATAAAAAATGTTTCTTTATGAACACATCAAACTGCACCTCTCCTTAGACCATCTACAAACTTGGTTATGATACTTGGACTAATACACTGAATTTAAAATTCATTTACACGTATTCGAACGAAAAACAAAACTACCAAGCAAAAACAGCATTTCAGGTACATAACCTTTCTTAGTTTACTAGTTAAAACTTAAATAAGGTAATAAATGCAACAGCAATGGAATGATTGTGGAGTTTTGTACCAATAAAAATAGTATTTGTACTTATATGAAGTTTGCATGAAACACCCTTAAGTCTCGTGCAACATATTCTAGATACAGGTAACTATAAATGCGGGAAACCTTGCATTCAATTAAACCTTACATAATACATACATCTTTGGGTACAGACAAGAGGTTCaattggctttaaaaaaaaaatgctcatttaAAAATGGTAAAAGCAAAGCTCAAATTAATGTTCTCCCCCTTAGCAAATGGGCTTTGGAGATTTATAAAGTTGAGTTTTCATGACTGGAAAAAGGTCCACACCAAGCCAACAAAACTGTTACCCTGACCTTCATGACAAATTTATTCCTAATTCATGATGATCAACAAGGCAAACATTACCAAACTATCAGAATCATGATCTTTCAAGAGAATATTTCCTTCTTGATCATCAGATTCAACAGTCAAGAACTAAACATCTATAGTAAACTGCAATGTACCTTCCTTCCTCTGCCTTTGCGTGGGCGTCCTCTGGATGCTGCTGGCTTAGGCTCCTCTTTCACCTCTTCCTCGGCAGCAGCTGTAAAAGAACAAGAGGCATAAGATGCGGGTCATGGAACATTTAGTCATTTATGGCAAAATCTCTGTACTTGCAAGTTTTAAAAGTTATTAGTCTATTAATTTTTCTACATGTTATTAGTAGTTAACAACTTAATACTAAAGTTTAATAACTATATTCCAAAGGAAGAAAACATCAACTTGATTATTACCTCCATTTTCGGCAACTTCCTCAGCTGCTGGTTCTTCCTCCTTTGCTTCTGCTTCAGCTGGGGCAGCTTCCTCTTCCTTGGCAGGTTCTTCTTCAGCGGCTTCCTCCTCCTTGGCTGCTTCTTCCTCTACAGCAATTTCCTCTACTTCAGCTGGCTCCTCCTCTTCCTTGGCCTCTTCCTCCTCAGCGTCTCCATTGGCCTCTCCGTTGGTATCACCATTCTCCTCTGCAACTTCAACTTCTGTAGAGTTCCAGAAAAATTTAAGATTTTGACCTAACTAAACCTTTATGGATTGTGAATGGATAAGAATGTACCTTGTAATCAAGAGCCCATTGACCAGGGAGGCTATTCATACCCTGTAATCAAGACCTGGGAGGCTATTCAAGTAGTGCAATGGGGTGGGGTTCTTTCCATTGCATCATTAGGTTGTGAAGTTGGATAGCAAGAGGAAAGACAAATCCATGGCATAGATAAAAGGTTATTACATTGGCACAGCTAGTGGCTTTATTATTAATTAAGGTGCACTTCTGAAgtataataacagcaataacaccTAACAAAAAAATTTCTGGCCAAAATAATGGCTGCACTTTGAATCCATGAACAGTACTATTTTCTACAGAATTTCAAATTGAgcaaatttttgaaatttttacaTAACAGAGCACAACCTACCTTTGTTGGCAGCCGCTGGCTCATTCTCCTTCTCCTCAACTGCTACTGGCTCGGCATCAGCTACTGGCTCTTCAGGTTCTGTGAAAGTTGGAAATCTTTAGTGAAACAAGATAGCAAGACTTGATTAAAACTATGCCAAAGTATTATATGCATCTGAACAGCATTGGTCAAAAATACCCCTTTTTACAATTCGTTCGTCTAGTGAATTCAACATTATCAacctatttcattatattttatccTAATATCACTAAAGGAAATTGCCACGCAAACAGCTTAACCAACAAGCCAAGTGTGTCACGTATGCAACCGCATACTGGACGTGTGCCAACGACCCAGATTAGATTAGCCGTACCTCAAAAACAAAAGCTTTCTCCAACCTAAATTTAAAGTCTTGTATTTCCCACATAAAACATGCCTGACCTATACCAAATTGGCACTATAAAACTAGGCTTACACACAAATTTGGTGCTCAACAGAAAATGACTACAGTACGTACATCCCTAGAGGGGGATAACCAAACTGGTGGTCATGTTAAATCAGGGACATATCAGTTTTTTTCTCATCATGATTCTTCTCTTGCAGATACTTTAAGTTTCTATTCATCTTATCAAAAACTTGCAAAATTTTAATTTGAAACTCCTCAGTAATATTCATTGTACCTCAGGTTTGCTGATGCAAACTACTGTGCGTACAGTACacattacaaaatattttaagattacttAAGAGTATAGAGCATGAAGTATATTTTGACAGAACAGTACAGCAATAAAACATTCAAAACAAAATACAGAACCACCTAATGCATAGATAGCAATATTGTACTGTACATTGTACTGACAAAAGATATGTGGTTCTCATGTGGGGGTCTTACATTATCCAGTTTAAAAGGGGAGTATTATGCCTGCTGGATAGTGTAGCACACAGTACGTGGACTTGATACTTTAGATAGATTCTACAGTGAAGCAGTGTGGGGATTGTTATGGATGTAGAAGGCAGGTGGCTCAGAAAAATGTTAGAAGCGGTGTTAGAAAATGTACAGGTTGCTTCAGTGTATATCTAGGTCAATGGTATTTTTTGGTAGAATCTAATTTGagaagtcaaatacattaatcaatttttggggggaggggtttcagaactaatacagtacagtattcacaATTTTTTTGAGGGGGAGGGTAAATTGACTTACTTTAAAAGCAATGCTAATATGGTATTCTTATTAGTTTCTTCATCAAATTGCAATGGTAAAGATGAAAACATGCAGTATGAAACTACGTTATGAATATACCCAAGGATTGATTCAAGTCTGCAAATAACATCACAGATCCGGAAATAAGAGAGTGGCCACACATTTCAACCAATGTTGAATGTCTTTGGGATGATAAATATCAAAGCTGTTACTATAACCTGTGTATACAAGATTAGTATAATAAATTAAGTTCAAGGACAGATTTGGGTACATTTAATGGTTAAATTGTGGGGAAATTGAACAATAGGATGGTGAATTGTTTGTGCAGTGCAATTTAGAAGACCAGAGGATTGTGTCCTGAGAGGCACTTAAGCTTGAGTAAGAGAGGTTTTAATAAACAACAGCTGGAGTGTTAGAAAGGTGTAAGCAACATTATGAATAAAAAGTTTGATTCACTAATAAGGACTACTTTATATACAGGATGTGCTGAAGGGCGACCTTTTCAAGTTTTCTTTACGGTTGGGGCTAAAAGTTTCCggatattattagctaagctacaaccctaattagaaaagcaggatgctataagcccatgggatacaggagggaaaaatagcccagtgaggaaaggaaataaactatacgaaaagaaattaataattaacacattttcagaacagtaaaacgactctaaagatattttatatactgtacaagcTATGACAAGTTTGAGTTTTTGAAATTCTacaaattcaactacccgattcggcATATCATTCCACGACTTTGCCATAGGTGGTATAAAACTAAAAGAACACCGTGTAGCGTTGAgtctgatgatggagaaggccttgacTCTAGTTTGTTTTcacttatgaaaaaaataaaaaataaaaagtctcTCGCAgcatatatatagtttgatttcgAGTCATACCATTAATTTTTTCCGGTCCACAATTGTTCAAGCTCAACTTTATTTAAAAGCTACCCACCATTCCCTACATATTCATTGTATTTCTCAAGTTTCATATCGCCTCgtgcataatatataaaatgccTTACTTACAGActtctgacttgtacagattttccTAACAAGATTTATTTCCACAACATTCTTTGTCATTCCACAAGGTAAACTACGTCAATACGTACACAACTTTAATACAAGTAAAACACTGTCGCACATTATAGTCACTAATGATTACTTTTTTAAAAACTAACTAATTTCATCAGAtttataaattttaaatgaaatattaggTATGTTAACCAAGAAATATTTAACCAAAATTAACCTTTTtgtgaatcttttaaaaatatgtCAACCAAGACTAGGTTAAAAAAATATCCACCttataaatcttttaaaatatataggtaaataaatgTCTTACGGAAATTGTGAGTTTTACCGTTGCGCAAAACGCTGCGGAGAGAAACGAGACTTGATATTGGCCGCGTTCATTTCCCCAGCGCGACTTGCATGTTCACTTTATAACTGTTATTACCTTCCAGACACAGCCTTATTGGATTTAAATCCCCACTCATAAATAACGGTAACGGACAATAACCGACCAATTAGTCGTTAAattaatactaatataaatatattgtgtgatCAGAAAATAAAACCCGCTTACTTTTATCAAGAGTAAAAATGTATAATTCATACATTAAAACGACAAAACACAACATCCAAGTTACCTGTCGGACAATGAAAAGGACAAAACCAGATTTAACTGGTTTAAACCTAATCCCCCTTTTCTAACGGGAACTGGTTTATAGTTCGAATCCAAAGACTAATAACTTTCCCTTTTCATTTCCCAAGGTTGGGACGGGAGAGCGCTTTTCTGCTATGGCGACGGGAAAGAGTTCCCCACTGACGGGAAACCGTTCCATATTGTTTTAATAAACAAGACCTTTATGTTCGTGCAACAGACTAAGAATCCGAACTGTTTTCCGATTCGTCCAGCAGTCCAAGAACTTATTAATAAACTGGCCTTTCTTAGCTCACTAACTGGAAAACTAGAGTATCATAACTAACTCGATAAATAGTCAGGATTACACTAATAGCGGCCATTATATCAAGTGGGTAAATTTAACACCATTATTACAAGTTCATGGTAAATTCAACACCATTATTACAAGGGGATCGTAAATTTAACTCCATTATTGCAAGTTCATCGTAAATTTTACACCATTATTACAAAGTGATCGTAAATTTAACACCATTATTATAAGTATTACACGATTATCGTAAATTTAATACCAATATTACAAGGCGATCGTAAATTTACCACCATTATTACAAGGCTATCGTAAATTTAACACCATTATTACAAGGCGACCGTAAATCTAACACCATTATTACAAGGCGATCGTAAATTTAACACCATTTATACAACATTgaaaatgttagtgcctaaacctaAGGCTGACTCTACATCACCACTAAACATTCACAATGTTCCGACTACACTGTATATAATAGGGAGAAAACAGAATTTTCTGAATTTTACGTCTTTAAAAATTTTTGATCCTTGAATAGAAAATTTCTTACGAACTAGATTCACACAAGCACTCAAATACATTCATTTGCTTAAATTTTACAGCCAAAATTAgcctaataattttattttctaaatacgtCTTTTTTCGACTAAAACAAATACAAATTTCTCAAGGACTAAATTCAAAccaccagtgaaaaaaaaaaattaacttttttacacGAAATAACAAACATACAAACGACACTTTGAACAGCAAACCAGGCCACGTCAATTGGGACTTTAAAAAGAACCTTCCCAAGCCACCACAGCTcacgggagaggagagagagagcgagagcgtgaGAGGAAGCGAAGTATTAGGGTGTAGCCGCCGCCGCCGCTGTCTGGCCGGTGTTTCTCTCTTGTTACGCAAGACAAACATTACACGTGTCACAAAGACCCGACCTTACTTCGATTTTCCAGCatttaaactaaaaaataataCTTAACAAATAATTATTAACTAACACAGTATATAATTGTCTTCATGAACTACTCGCATATCTTTTACGTGGTAGAATTGGATGTATCAAAGCATACTTTCAACgttaaatcaaaataaatgaacaCAACGGCGGAGAAATGATTTGGTGCGGGGCGGCCATGGCCGCGCCAGCCATGGTGTGGTCTGGCCGCCGACTGTAAGGGTAGCAACAACTTCTACTATCATAATATAATCTTCCACTAAATCGCTTTTAATAAACACGTACAGCACACCCACCTGGCTTCTTTGACTTGGGTCCCCTCTTGGCTTTCTTGGTCACTGGGACCTCCTTAATTTCTGCTGGGGCAGCTTTTCTTCGCCCGCTGACTGCGCTGCTTCGTGTGGTAGGCATCCTGACTGTATGAGTTTCCGCGTCCAAGTGGCGCTGGTTGGCAACAGCGTATAACAGCGGTTTCGTCCGTTTGGGAAAAGGATTCGTCCGTTGGGAAAAAATGTGTGCCGCCTTTAAACCACCTTGGGTTATTTATTGccttatatacatattaataactcATTCAATCAACGTATATACCttcattatttattactatatgtatacataactatAAATCTATAGGAATTGAAAACTGACCTCGTAAATTGATTGTCATCATAAAACATGTGGCAACGCCGTATAATGTGTGCCACCTCTAACCACCTTGGTTGTCCATTgccttatatatatctttattcactCATTCAATCAACCTATATACCTTTATTAATaattgctatatgtatatataactataaaccCATTGATGTTGAAAACTAACCTCGTAAATTAATTGTCATCATAAAGCATGTGGCAACGCTTTATAGCAAGGGGGTTTGGGGGGTGCAAACAAGTCTCCTTGGCTGATTATATAACGTCACCCCCCACAAAGCCCCTCCCTCTATAACCTATGGGTTATATAATCCCAAACATGATCGCTTTTAGTTCTTAACTCTGTTTATATTCTAATTGTAATCAGCGTTCTTGCTTTATACCCAGTAGTTGCCAGCACTGAGCAAGCATGGGTATCTATTGAAACCCAAAGCAATGGCAATATTTAGTCATTTTGAATACATATATTCGTACTATAGCATTGCTtctaagcaatctctctctctctctctctctctctctctctctctctctctctctctctctctctctctctctctctctctctcctttgtcttgAACTTCTTCGAATGGTTGCAACCCTTTAGGTGAAAGTTTAACAACCACCATATTGATCCGAACAGCATGCGCGGGGCCATGAATCTCTCTTCATTATGAGAGAGAAAAATGTGTATTTAGATGCTAACCTGCTCATGGGATGATCAATAAACTATTCGTGCTTGCAATTCTTCAGCAAACATCAAACAAGTGAAAGTGGCTTTGTATCCTTTGAGCCGCCATTGCAAGCTTTGAAGGTACCGACGAACCGAATGACTAAGTCCATATTCTATGGTTTCATTTGAAGGTAGCTGGtattggaaaatgaaaatgaatgaacaatatatatatatatatatatatatatatatatatatatatatatatatatatatatatatatatatatatatgattttttcgaTTAATTTTCCGGTAGTTTAGGACACTTACGATTCGATATCGTAGACCGAAATGAAGACATGTTTCATAGCATACATTCATGTGAATTATGTGATACAATAATGTGTTACAACCATGCAAGAAAGATCGACCCAGTAATAGTTATGCATAAAATTATTTGATAGCGTAGTTTCGCTAACATCTCGaatacgcaaaaagaaaaaaaaatgtaaaggacaCAAGTGAATGAGAAATGAACATGTTAGATCGATTTTGCTCCCGAAAGGTCATCTGAATCATTTTGGTGGTTCCAGGGCGAACTTTCTTCTGACTCGGACAAGTAAAACGTCACGAGGAAACGCTTCATTTAATGCACGTTGCAATGAGACTAACTAAGTCCCATAACCGTATCTGGTAACCTTAACTTAGGCCGATGTATTTCTAACCAAAGATAAGGCAAATATCCTTATGAAGGATTACAGCCGGAGGCTTATGGACTGCTATTGAAATCGTTTCTGTAATACATTGTAATTTATCAGAGGCatctttttgttaatttttatcacCAAAATGGTACCAAATTCATTTTCTCTTCTGAAGTGTGAAGAAGGCTTTTTGGGATATTATATAATTCATGGTTATGTAAGATTTTAAACCTTCGAAGGCTGATTCAATCAATGGCAGAATAAGTCAGCCTTCGAAATATGAAAGTCTGTAATTTATGAGAGAGAACCATTATTTATTttcagattattttattttcatggtaCATCCTAAATTGTTAGTGTATGTACGTGGGCTaaaagacaaaatctctctctctctctctctctctctctctctctctctctctctctcattggtccgCATATTTAGAAGTAAAATAGACTTATAGGTTTACTTAGGCCACCTGCAGACAGCGAGTGCAGATGAAAAACTTGAAATCTCGAACGCCTGGCAAGAGTCGCCAGGCAAGCAATTCAAGGGGATGTTGTCAGGACGCGAGTGCTTTTACCCCCCACTATCGTAACCCCCTTATCCATGAATAACCCttcacacacgtacacactcacacacacaatctctctctctctctctctctctctctctctctctctctctctctctctctctctctctctctctctctctctctgcaacatggAATCTGTTGATATTTGAATGTCAGCCGTATAAGAGGCAAGTTATAAGTGTACGTGCATTCATGCACATTCATGCAATGGCTTCTAGTCGAGGTTAACCACTAGCTTTGAATAAACATCCCTAGGCCTATTGTACTGAACGGCCCATAGCAACTAACTAAAGACCGCTCATATTTAAAGCTTGTTTTGTTTTCTTCATTCATAGATGCACCACCACCAACATATTGCAAGGACGAGACTCTTAAGGATTGAACACAGCCACAAATGTCTGCTGAGAGCCGGGAAGAATCCTGTATGAAGTTGTTTGAGTTCGCTTGACGACAGTGTCTTGTTCAGTGCCCGCGTGGTATTCCAATGTTGTGGATATTTGGTATAATcagaattgatctctctctctctctctctctctctctctctctctctctctctctctctctctctctctctctctctctcacgggataATGATTGAAAAGGATATTACTTATATAAGTATATCCTAGCCTAGACCAAGGAGGGATATTTGAAAATTAGAATACGGTTTTAATTCCACATTGGCCAACGTGtgccaaaccccaaatatgaattgacgtttgaggtctttgtcccgcagtggactagaaatagctacgtatatatatatatatatatatatatatatatatatatatatatatatatatatatatatatttgtatgcataaatGCATTCGTACCCGGAAAAAAAGCTCAGTCCTTCGTAGTGCTCCAATATGGCGGCATAGTTACCAAGTATCGTTTTGAGCTGATGCTGTGGGCCGCTGGAGCTAGACacatgcaagcaagcaagcaagtgatTTGTGAAGTGGTTGATGGCGTTGGGAGGAACTTAATTGATTTGAACGTGGTCTTGTATTACGTTGGCTTTATTTTATGAAATCATTATTTACTAACAAAGGCTCCGAATCTTATTTTTTCAGATGTGTtgatgatgataacatatatatatatatatatatatatatatatatatatatatatatatatatatatatatatacatatatatattgtatatatatatatatatatatatatatatatatatatattgtatatatatatggtgattttaaataagtttaaaaaaatttTCCCAGAAAGCCTTTAAacggactgtatatatatatatatatatatatatatatatatatatatatatatatatatatatgtgtgtgtgtgtgtgtgtgtgtgtgtgtgtacagtacatgtatatatacacacacacatatatatatatatatatatatatatatatatatagagagagagagagagagagagagagagagagagagagagagagagagagagagagagagagagaactactgtaTGTTTTGTACAAAAGTTATTTAGCCTTCAAAGCTCAGATTCGTCAGCATGCTACAAGGTTGTAGTCGATAAGCGTCGTTATGACATCGCTCGCGCGCGCCGGCAAACGCACTCCACTGTAAACAAAATACCAGATTAGTATACAGGACAAAattcagtaatttttttctttcttttttctttttttgtgtggatATCCGTTGACTTAGATACTTTGCTGTAATTCATAATGCGCAGTAtcctctctcttcttttttctttcagtctgaatatttttttttataaatgaattaatCTCTTAATTTAAGTCAAAACGGTTTAATGTCTGAGTAATGCCTTGataaacacacacttacacacacgtgtatatatatatatatatatatatatatatatatatatatatatatatatatatatatatatatcgttccttCCCACAGCAGACTAAGTTGATAACAGTCTTTCCCTTTTCTGTTGTATATTTATGGGGATCTATCAAATAGGTTTCCTGAGTGGAGGAGCTGGCTCATTTTTAACGGTTTATTGCCGTGGAAGCCATCTCACccgttattatggttattattagttCACTGGTTATTCTAGAAGTTGGTTGGATATTCATGTAGATTATAGTAGGAAACATTACGGAACATGTGTTAATTTGTATACCATGGGGGTCTCATATTACCGGGAAATGATGATTTTATAAGTTTCAATGGCTCTAGGTTTATTATTTATACTGTTTTCTGTATATTTTCTAAATAGTATTTTGGATATTATTCCCCAGAGCTGGTGCtcattcctctattattattattattattattattattattattattgttgttgttgttgttgttgttgttgttatcatcatcacaagctaagctacaatcctagatgggaaaggaggatac is a genomic window of Palaemon carinicauda isolate YSFRI2023 chromosome 39, ASM3689809v2, whole genome shotgun sequence containing:
- the LOC137631113 gene encoding cytochrome c1-like isoform X2, whose product is MPTTRSSAVSGRRKAAPAEIKEVPVTKKAKRGPKSKKPEPEEPVADAEPVAVEEKENEPAAANKEENGDTNGEANGDAEEEEAKEEEEPAEVEEIAVEEEAAKEEEAAEEEPAKEEEAAPAEAEAKEEEPAAEEVAENGAAAEEEVKEEPKPAASRGRPRKGRGRK
- the LOC137631113 gene encoding cytochrome c1-like isoform X1 → MPTTRSSAVSGRRKAAPAEIKEVPVTKKAKRGPKSKKPEPEEPVADAEPVAVEEKENEPAAANKEVEVAEENGDTNGEANGDAEEEEAKEEEEPAEVEEIAVEEEAAKEEEAAEEEPAKEEEAAPAEAEAKEEEPAAEEVAENGAAAEEEVKEEPKPAASRGRPRKGRGRK